From a single Mus musculus strain C57BL/6J chromosome 12, GRCm38.p6 C57BL/6J genomic region:
- the Serpina3n gene encoding serine protease inhibitor A3N precursor: MAFIAALGLLMAGICPAVLCFPDGTLGMDAAVQEDHDNGTQLDSLTLASINTDFAFSLYKELVLKNPDKNIVFSPLSISAALAVMSLGAKGNTLEEILEGLKFNLTETSEADIHQGFGHLLQRLNQPKDQVQISTGSALFIEKRQQILTEFQEKARALYQAEAFTADFQQPRQAKKLINDYVRKQTQGMIKELVSDLDKRTLMVLVNYIYFKAKWKVPFDPLDTFKSEFYAGKRRPVIVPMMSMEDLTTPYFRDEELFCTVVELKYTGNASAMFILPDQGKMQQVEASLQPETLRKWKNSLKPRMIDELHLPKFSISTDYSLEDVLSKLGIREVFSTQADLSAITGTKDLRVSQVVHKAVLDVAETGTEAAAATGVKFVPMSAKLYPLTVYFNRPFLIMIFDTETEIAPFIAKIANPK; the protein is encoded by the exons ATGGCCTTCATTGCAGCTCTGGGGCTCTTGATGGCTGGGATCTGCCCtgctgtcctctgcttcccagatgGCACGTTGGGAATGGATGCTGCAGTCCAAGAAGACCATGACAATGGGACACAACTGGACAGTCTCACATTGGCCTCCATCAACACTGACTTTGCCTTCAGCCTCTACAAGGAGCTGGTTTTGAAGAATCCAGATAAAAATATTGTCTTCTCCCCACTTAGCATCTCAGCGGCCTTGGCCGTCATGTCCCTGGGAGCAAAGGGCAACACCCTGGAAGAGATTCTAGAAGGTCTCAAGTTCAATCTTACAGAGACCTCTGAGGCAGACATCCACCAGGGCTTTGGGCACCTCCTACAGAGGCTCAACCAGCCAAAGGACCAGGTACAGATCAGCACGGGTAGTGCCCTGTTTATTGAAAAGCGCCAGCAGATCCTGACAGAATTCCAGGAGAAGGCAAGGGCTCTGTACCAGGCTGAGGCCTTCACAGCAGACTTCCAGCAGCCTCGTCAGGCCAAAAAGCTCATCAATGACTATGTGAGGAAACAGACCCAGGGGATGATCAAGGAACTGGTCTCAGACCTGGATAAAAGGACATTGATGGTGCTGGTGAATTATATCTACTTTAAAG CCAAATGGAAGGTGCCCTTTGACCCTCTTGACACGTTCAAGTCTGAGTTCTACGCGGGCAAGAGGAGGCCCGTGATAGTGCCCATGATGAGCATGGAGGACCTGACCACACCCTACTTCCGAGATGAGGAGCTTTTCTGCACTGTGGTGGAGCTGAAGTACACAGGAAATGCCAGTGCCATGTTCATCCTCCCTGACCAGGGCAAGATGCAGCAGGTGGAAGCCAGCTTGCAACCAGAGACCCTGAGGAAGTGGAAGAATTCTCTGAAACCCAG GATGATAGATGAGCTCCACCTGCCCAAGTTCTCCATCTCCACCGACTACAGCCTGGAGGATGTCCTTTCAAAGCTGGGCATCAGGGAAGTCTTCTCCACACAGGCTGACCTGTCTGCAatcacaggaaccaaggatctgAGAGTCTCTCAG GTGGTCCACAAGGCTGTGCTGGACGTGGCTGAGACAGGCACAGAAGCAGCTGCTGCCACTGGAGTCAAATTTGTCCCAATGTCTGCGAAACTGTACCCTCTGACTGTATATTTCAATCGGCCTTTCCTGATAATGATCTTTGACACAGAAACTGAAATTGCCCCCTTTATAGCCAAGATAGCCAACCCCAAATGA